The genomic region AGCCATATTAGGGAAGCCCCCAGTCTGGCCCACTTGATTCATCATGGGGTTGAAGTTTCCTGGAGACTGGCCATGCATCGTGGAGCCACTATAACCGGGCTGCATGCCCATAGCGGAGGGCCCCGGGGGTCCAGGGTAGCCCTGGCTGTACATGGGCTTTTGGTCCATGCCTAAAGAGGACTCGCGCCCGGGGAAAGGCTCCGACTGCGGGCGCCGAACCGGCACTCGCTCCTGGCCTTCAGGTCCGTGGTTCTGGGGAACAGACAAGATGCATTTCATTCAGACTGGACAATTAAACTTTAATATCAACAAAAAGCAGATACGGGCATTCATTTTGTCGAACTAGTGATGGATCATTTATTTATGAACTCTGCACAAAGaccattaaaaaaacatgttatatTTTCAAATGATATTCTCTTTAATGTTGGAGATGATGAACTTATTTTTTACTGATAAATGATCAATTATTTGTggattttatttggcattataAATCTCAAATTTAAATTTGAGTATCAAGCTTTCCACTAAATAGCTTAACATTGAATGGACAACTATGCATATAAAATGAGCATTGCACCATTAAGTCGTATTTTATATTTCCTGAAGCACACGCTTTCTGCATAAAGAATAACAAATGTATATATTCCCAATTGTCAACAAAGTAAGTTGTTTTAATTTCTTGTATATGCtaaatataatacgtttactCTAGTAAGTGAAGTACCTGGCCTACTATTTCAGGGATGCCTAGGGCTCGGTCGATCTCCTGCAGAGCGATAACATCAGTGGTGTTGAGAAGAGAATCCAGCTGGTCCAGAAGTGCCCGTTCATCACTCGGACCCTCGCTGTTGCCCCGAGGCCCTAGCAGCTCCTCCAGGGGGTGCCCAAACTGGTCCCTGACACAGGAAGCCACACAGGAAAGGTTACACCACTGACTGGGATCACAGAAGCTATCAACACCATCTTAGGTTCAAAGCTGGAAAACATCTAGAAGCACAGGGTGAGGTGCAAAAAAGGTGTACCTGGTTGTGTTAGTCTTTGGTCTGTCCATTCCCATAGCAGAGTCTGGCCAGGACGGGGACCGAGGTGTGGGGCCGTGTGCACCAAACGGGCTCATACCCATACTGGCTTCATTGGTACCTGCAGAGAGGAAAATGGGAAGGTAATGATCAATAAGAGGTCACcttaaatcaaattacacaaGTCCAGAAAATGATTCTGATACCGATATTATCTTTATTCATATCATGTCTCTCATTACAGTTCAACGCAAAACATACCCATATCCATGAGTTGCTGCTGCAGCATAGAGCGGGTTTTTCCGGGAACACTGTTGGACCGGTTGATCATGGGTCCTCCCATTGGACCGGAGCGTCCCATGCCAGGGTGTCCTGGTCCGGCCACAGGGCTGCCGCTGGACCTCTGCATGCCCCAGTCGCCTGGTGCCGACATGGGAGGCCTCTGAGGCATTCCCATTCCTCTGCCCGTCCCTCCTGAAAGACCAGAATCaatgttttatcagtatgttTCTCaagtaattaaaaaaatatatataaaagtaatAGTATTATCCCCATGCTTTCTACTCTGTTGACCCCAGGACTCTTGGGCATGCTAAGTTAAAGTCTTTAATTTACTTGTTGGATTGCCTCGTGGCGGACACACACCCATGCCCCCTGGAAAGCCATTGGGAATGGGCCCGGGTCGGATCGGCGTATCCATCTTCTCCTGCTTGATCAGTGTGGGACAGGGGAGGTTTCGTCGGCTGGCCAGCCCCCCTCCTACcgctccttctcctccaatggGCTTGGCATCCATGGACAAGGCTCTCTGATAGGCACTACGCTGAGCTGGAGGCATGGGGCCTCTTACCCCTtctggagcacacacacaataccACATTTAAGTTCACATACCAACACATATAGGTTGTGTGATTAACACTGCCCTGACAAGGAAGCATCTACAGTGTGATATTTCATGCAAGACTTATATATAAAACTATCTGATGCCATATGCCAAGGCTTCTATGGCTGTAGTGTCTCGGACGTGCATTATGTTCTGTGTTTTTCCACATTAACCAGTGTTACATTTGATTACGATACTAAAATAGATTGATGGACTCACCATGTAAACTGTCCGGCATATTTCCTGGTTTGTTTCCTGCCTCTTTCCCTGCTCTGGAGTCCGGTTCAGAGAAGAAGCTAGAAGTGTTCCTTGGGACCCCCAGAATGGTCTCCAGTGTCTCCTTCTGAACCATCGAGACACAGCAAAGATTAGAGAAAAACATTCTCCACGGAATATCTTAAACTCAATTTCACAAATTAGTATTATGGGGCATAAGACTCACCACTTCATTCGGCTCCAATTTTACCTTCCCATCCATGCAGTGGGGGTCCGAGCTGGTGACCCCGGGCCCCTGAGCTACTCTCCCCTCCAGCTCCTCCAGCTTTGGCTTGACATCCCCGCCTTCTTTAGAGTCATCCTTGTTGAGGAGGTAGTGAAGGAGGGCGTGGGGCTTCTCCCTCTTCGGGCTGTGTTGCTCCTGCTTTGACTCTGGTCCTCTCGCCCCCCCTGCAGCGACGGGCCCCGGCTCAGCTGCCCCGCCCTCTAAACTGCTCTTCCCAGTGGCCTCGGCTGTGATGCGAGCCACCTCGTCAGGAGTGTTCCCGTTCTGCAGGAGCTTGTGGAGGATCTTGTGCTTCTCCTGCAGCGACTGACTGGTAAGATGTGCGCCGGAGGAAGAAACGGCGCCATGGTTTCCGCCCGTGGAGGAGGACACTCCCGTGGAGGAGGAGGGGCTCGTGACACCGGCTGTTCCTTCTTTAGCCTCGGGCGTGGAGCAGGGGCCGGAGCTCGGTGTGTGGTTAGGTGGCACCAGCTCATCCGTGGGGGAGGTGAGGAGCTGCAGAAGCTTCTTGTGGCTCTTGGTGTCTGGGACCCGTCGGTTGGAGTCTCCCCCGGGAGGACCCGCCTCTCTACTGGCTTGGCTGTCGGGCTTTTCGAGCAGCCCCTCGCTGGTGGGGGTGTGCGGATGCTGCTGAGACTCTCCTGCACCCCCCAGTAAGCTGCCTGGGCTCTTAGAGTCAGAGTAGGCCGGAAGGCTGGGTTTACACAGCCCTCCAGCTGTCTGATTGGTGGAGTTGATGCTCGGGGAGCTGTCAGGCCTGTGAGGGGGAGGAGAGGTGAGGGGGGAAGGCATCGGGTTGCCCACTCCCTCACTGATGGCTTGGAGGGCGTTCAAGGAGCTACTGGAGAAGGTGGTGCTTCCTAATCCTCCTCCAGAGTTACCGGGGTGACTGGAGCTCATGGGAGAGTTCATACCTGCAGAGGAACAACCGCAGATATGTCAACAATCCAGGAAGGTAACAAtgtcaaaaaatacagaaatgtCACAAAATGTGGTTAAAAAGTTGTGATTTTTAAAAACTGAAATAATGCTACCTATCTTTTCTACCCTGGATatgtacttttattttaatgCAATTAATTTTTCATTATACGAGTGTGATTCCTTCTTTTTATGTAAGACAACTGCACTGTCCCCTTTGCTGAAACAATGTACATTTCATcgctgtgggacgaataaaggattTCAGATTTCTGAGGAAGTTAGATTTTTGACATGTAGTAGTCTTCAGGAGTTACAAAGCTGTGGTTCATACCTCCAGGAGAGAAGGGACCTGCACCCATTTTTGGGCTTCCTCTGACTCTCGGTGAACCCATGACGTTGTGTGGGGGGCCATTAATCCCTGGACTGGCAGGGGGGGGACTGGTCATCCCGtaccctccacctccacctccggGTCCGCCTCCTCCATGGAACTGACccatctgctgctgctgctgctgttgttgctgctgctgctgttgttgttgctgctgctgttgttgttgttgctgttgttgttgttgttgttgttgttgttgctgctgctgctgctgctgttgctgctgctgctgctgaagcatACTGTGGTGGCCCATCTGAGTCATAGGCCCCATCTGGTTCATGGAGTTCATTGAATGCATGGAATTCATCTGATTAATTTGACCCATGTTGTTCATCTGATGCATGGGACTCATTTGATTAATCTGGTTCATGGGATTCATGCGGTTGCCCCCGGTGTACGACGGCGCTCCCCTCTGTGGCATGTTGCTCTGCTCCGTGATGCCGTAGCCTCTGTTCATGCCCCCCGCTGGGCTCATGTTCATCTGTTGGTTGGGGTTGTTCACAGGCACGGTTTGAGGCCTGATACCGGCTGCCTGGTTGGCTCGATAACCATTTTGCTCCCTAAAATGGAATCCATAAAGTTAATAACAGAATATGAAACTAAGCAAGACAGTTACCAAATCTTGGAGAGCATTTAAAACATGTGTACCTTTGTAGCAAATGTGTGGAGAGGTATGAGTGCGGTTCATTGGTGCTGGGATTCCTGCAGAGGTCACTCCTGGTCTGGGCTGTGACGGGGGTGCCGTCAGCGAGGGAGAAGCGGTAGAGAGGCGTCTCCGCGTGGCCGTTATGGAAAGCTGGAGTGGAGAAAAGGAGAATTGAAGTCATTCAAAAAAGTGCTAATAATCAGCCGTTCCAGGTTGAAGAAGTAACTTGAATAAATATCCATATATCTGATATATTCTTGCCGTTTGTGAAATAATCAATGCAACACAGATATGTTTTTCAGAAGACACAAAGGGAGGCACGGTAACATGTGTTGCTCAACCTTCACTTGCTAATACCGGTCACAATAAATCTTCCATATAGATACTGTGCGACAAAAAGCCCTCCAGTGGTCACCGTCTAAAAGCTCTTGATGTGAAGCTAACCCAATTCATTCTGCAATAACAGCTGCTAAAGTTCGACCAAGACAAATGTAGGCTGCTGTCTGTTAGATAAGTCAAGAGTGATACTCATCGTGACGTACGAATGCATCGACGTAACACAAGTTGGGGTACATTCCTTGAATACTTTAGTTAATGATCAAATCACACCTTTCATAATGGCTCAGAGCTCGCCAGTGTCTGTTCCCATGCTGTCATTCTAATCCATTAATGTTAAATGCAAATATAAAGCTGCTGTAGCATCTGCTGATGTAGCACCAGATGCATGAATGCTATGCTTTTTGTGTTCGTGACTAGGGAGGGAGGTTCAGATTAAACATACCATCTTGATAGTGCCGTTTGTAGGACCACGGTTGTCCCTCACTTCGGTTGAGGAACATCTGCATGCAGCGCCTCACCAGGTCCTCCCAGCCCGGGCGCATCGTGGTGCTGAGAGAGGCCTGCTGCTCAATCTCAATCAGTTTACCTGCAAGACAAACCGATGGGATTACACAAAGGATGATGATTTATGGGGAACTATAGATGCAGTGAGTATGGTTTCGTGTATTTAAGAATCTTAGATGTACATCTCTAAATAACAAGAACGACAtggctttaaaggtcccataacCATAACATTACAAGTTATGAGTATAAGTGGGGACATTCTTTTTAGTACACAGCATCATCATATGCTAGCTCACAGTGATACACACCTGATTAAATGTGAGAAATTACTTTCATCTTATAGAGATAGTAGAAACTTACCAGTGAGTTCATGGCGAGTGCTAAATCTCTCCGTCCTCTCTACATGGATAATGCGTCGTGCCACACAGATCATACATGACTGCAAATCTGAGTAaagagaaaacacaatgatcaGTTGAGATTCTGGACAATTATAATTTTGTAGGTTTGGTATTATTTGCAACATCTAGGCAAAAATATACCGAAAGATACAGTGGAAGGCATGGCAACACACGTAAATGTATTCTACAAGGTAGCTGCTAGTTAAATCATAACTTCAGCATTATTCAATGGAATTGAACTGGAATCAGTAGCCACATTTTAACAGTCGtattttcacatcattttaatctaaaataaaatacaagatAAGATAAACCTTTAACCCCATAGGGAATTCAGCAACAGCAACAGGGGAATGAAAGAAATACATATTTGAAGCTTTCATCCGTGACATTTACCTTCTCCCTCCTCCATCATGGCTCGGGGCTGAGTGAGGGCGAAGCACTGCATGGTCTCATAGCGCTGGCTGCCCGGCCTCTCTTCTGGCATCCCATGACTTTGACCGTGACCAAAGTTGACCAGCATGCGACAGTTGAAGGTGtggctcttctgccggggtgcCTCTCCGCTCCACGATGCCCCGTTCGGTGCTATGGAGAGAAATTGGCAACGGGTGAGCAGATGAACACGACTTCATACGTGTGTTATCGAGTACTCATGTTCATATATTTATACATCTGTGTGATTGAACCCTCGTCTCACCATTAGACTTGGGCAGATTCTTGTGAAACTCCTCCCTGTCCTCATCGTGGATGATATTATACACGCTGGTGTTGATAAGCTCCTCCTGCTTGTACTGCAGGTACTGCGTCACGTTGTCGGACACAAACACAATGTTGCCCTCTCGGTTGACCACAAACAGAAAACCGTCCAAGGCCTGAAAACATAGGTGCCATAAAAAAATGAAGAGATGATGATTAACTTCATTTAGTTACAATTGATGCGCCTCTATTAACCAGCTGAGACACTTCTATCAAGTTTAAATGAGCAATGAGAGCAAAGCACTGGCACAGCATATGGACAGGCAGGTCATTAttgttgcccccccccccaatgatTGTCCCCGAGCTGACCTGTAGGAGCAGCGGTCCCAGATGGTCCTTGTCAATGACCCCCTGACCAGTGGAGGACACATCCGCCTTCTGGACATCGTCATCACTGCAAGTGCTCTTTCCTGAGGACAGATGAGTAATGTaacaacagttaaatatgccAATGGATTTGTATTTGTTACTTTATACAttataaatcatttccatggtgTGACTGGACTAGAACAGCTGTGGTTCAGAAGGAAAGACTAGTGACCTTCATTCTGAGAAATGCACATGACCTGCATGTTTTGTTGAGTGACAGTTTAATACATTTTGTATAATGGTGTTTTGCCTACAGTTTGCTGTGGGTGCTTTCTTTATGCAAAAATAATTGTCTTTCCAGCCAGCAGGTGGCAGCATGAGTCACGGATGAATAATTAGCATGCCTTTCTATTTTTAAAACCAGCATGTGTCGGAGGCTTTGTTAGATACCACTCTATATAGCAGGGCCATCTGTGGCGCGGACACTGAGCAGGGCGACAAATAATACCACTCTGGATTTAATTCAATTTCCAATTCAAACGAGCTGTTGTCTGAGCAAACAGAGAAAGCAGAGGCTAATTTGATGAAGGAGACAATGATCGCAAAGATGTGTAAACAGGGGGAGGGAAAAGGTGAGTTAAATGGACAACAGACagaaaagagaagagaaaacagGCCCTCTATCATAGCCATCCTGTAACTATGGCAACCTGGCTGCATAACACCGGGGCCAGCAGTAGCCAACTGTGACCCTCTGGGTAGACTCCAATATTATTGCTCTTTCTCTTCCTCACCCACTTAACCTCACAGATATAATCTCAACGAATGTAAAACAGGTGGAAATATCCTCCTTTGAATATCCAATCTAATGGCAAATCTGCAAAACGATTGGAAGATGGCCCGAGGGCAGCAGCGACTGAATAAGGTCTGATTCCTGCGTCACCACTAGTGTCATTCGTCTCGCAGCGAGGAGCACGGTTTGGCACTAACAGATCCACACTGTCACTGACAGCCTTGAGCCACGACCACCAAGGACTGGTCTCAATTACTGGTGTTCGTTTACCCCCAGTGATACAAAACGCCAAACTGGCTGTCAGTCTGAAGCCGCCTGGCCATGAACCAAAACACCACTTTATCACGGCATCATCTGTCCTGCAGGCTAAGAGAATCCTTGTTTACCCCCCATAGCAAATacaagaaaataaatatataaaaataaattatataATTCCATTAGTGATAGAAATTCATTtataacaaacaaaataaataatatgaataataataatacctcgACTTGTAAAAAACTAAAACTAAGAAAGGTTTGTCTTATTTGTCACAACAACAGCCCCATTCAGCTAACTTAAACGATACAAAATAAGGTTTAATAAAGAAGGCTTTAAACTGCGGTCCCAAAACTGTGTGAAACTGCAATTCATATGttttaaataatacatttaaagtaCGATATTTTGGCTCCAACATGCAGTGGCACTAACATTGGTATGGTTTATTGAAAACTCATGTACTTGCAAGTTATAAgcttcagctaaatgtaatgtaacaaatgcaataaaagtaataataatgctAGGGAGTGTGTGAGTATGCGAGTGTACAGGGTGGGTACCTTGCTCTTTTATTTGTCTGATCTGTCTCACAGTCTCTTTGAGGATGGCACATTTGTCAGGCTTGACGTTGAAGCTGTCAATGTTGGAGAGATTGGCAGAGATGAGCTCCGCTAGCTCCTCGATGTACTTGCTCTCCTGTTCCCTCCGACGCTTGTCACACCTGCCGAGGCGCCAAGGCGATTAGACACGTTACTATGACAACCTCACCTCCCCATGCCCCGTCCGTATGCAGGCCATACGGCCTTGGCTGGGATGCTTCGGATACTTTGATGGCAGCAGAAGACATACgattgaaccagatgaaggGGGGTAGGGATGTTTACAGGGGGCAGTAGGGAGGAAGCGACCTCGTGCACTTGCTGACATTCACACCGAAAACAGCAGCGGACAATGATTGATTTGCGACTGACAGTCAACAGAAGTTACAGTACTCACCCTAAGCCTGGTGTGTCACAGGTGGAGAGTTTACGTTTGCGGTCGGAGCACAGCGGCTCCAACGAGTTGTCTCCTATGCCACTCATCTTCAGCGCATATCAGCCCCTGAAAACACAAAACCGCACATCATATATAcatgcatacacacatacatacatacatacatacatacatacataca from Pseudochaenichthys georgianus chromosome 5, fPseGeo1.2, whole genome shotgun sequence harbors:
- the LOC117446440 gene encoding nuclear receptor coactivator 3-like isoform X1; its protein translation is MSGIGDNSLEPLCSDRKRKLSTCDTPGLGCDKRRREQESKYIEELAELISANLSNIDSFNVKPDKCAILKETVRQIRQIKEQGKSTCSDDDVQKADVSSTGQGVIDKDHLGPLLLQALDGFLFVVNREGNIVFVSDNVTQYLQYKQEELINTSVYNIIHDEDREEFHKNLPKSNAPNGASWSGEAPRQKSHTFNCRMLVNFGHGQSHGMPEERPGSQRYETMQCFALTQPRAMMEEGEDLQSCMICVARRIIHVERTERFSTRHELTGKLIEIEQQASLSTTMRPGWEDLVRRCMQMFLNRSEGQPWSYKRHYQDAFHNGHAETPLYRFSLADGTPVTAQTRSDLCRNPSTNEPHSYLSTHLLQREQNGYRANQAAGIRPQTVPVNNPNQQMNMSPAGGMNRGYGITEQSNMPQRGAPSYTGGNRMNPMNQINQMSPMHQMNNMGQINQMNSMHSMNSMNQMGPMTQMGHHSMLQQQQQQQQQQQQQQQQQQQQQQQQQQQQQQQQQQQQQQQQQQQQMGQFHGGGGPGGGGGGYGMTSPPPASPGINGPPHNVMGSPRVRGSPKMGAGPFSPGGMNSPMSSSHPGNSGGGLGSTTFSSSSLNALQAISEGVGNPMPSPLTSPPPHRPDSSPSINSTNQTAGGLCKPSLPAYSDSKSPGSLLGGAGESQQHPHTPTSEGLLEKPDSQASREAGPPGGDSNRRVPDTKSHKKLLQLLTSPTDELVPPNHTPSSGPCSTPEAKEGTAGVTSPSSSTGVSSSTGGNHGAVSSSGAHLTSQSLQEKHKILHKLLQNGNTPDEVARITAEATGKSSLEGGAAEPGPVAAGGARGPESKQEQHSPKREKPHALLHYLLNKDDSKEGGDVKPKLEELEGRVAQGPGVTSSDPHCMDGKVKLEPNEVKETLETILGVPRNTSSFFSEPDSRAGKEAGNKPGNMPDSLHEGVRGPMPPAQRSAYQRALSMDAKPIGGEGAVGGGLASRRNLPCPTLIKQEKMDTPIRPGPIPNGFPGGMGVCPPRGNPTRGTGRGMGMPQRPPMSAPGDWGMQRSSGSPVAGPGHPGMGRSGPMGGPMINRSNSVPGKTRSMLQQQLMDMGTNEASMGMSPFGAHGPTPRSPSWPDSAMGMDRPKTNTTRDQFGHPLEELLGPRGNSEGPSDERALLDQLDSLLNTTDVIALQEIDRALGIPEIVGQNHGPEGQERVPVRRPQSEPFPGRESSLGMDQKPMYSQGYPGPPGPSAMGMQPGYSGSTMHGQSPGNFNPMMNQVGQTGGFPNMAGGMGGMGNPRSNMMRPRMMTATKPLRLQLQQRLQGQQFMNQTRQGIKMEHASGGNPAMHSGMQPGMQPTMQPGMQPTMQPGMQPTMQPGMPPTMQPGMQPGMQSGMQPGMQSGMQPGMQSGMQQGMQPGMQSAMQPGMQQGMQPGMQPNMQPGNMPGQPGFLNAQMMAQRQREMMTMQMRRQRMMMLMQQQQQGQGQGQAAASRGFSPPPNVTAPGGMESPIGGPAMNQPGQQGFNYGGNYVAGMNQQGDPSFMAPVSSPPANMMQGRMAGPPQTNMMPGMQGNPQGGAMYPSGEMKGWTQGGIPRSNSYPQQQFPQQGSQGQFGPMMMNNSMGGAGPVSGAGAGQMGQMPVQRQSQMQGPMQGPMQGPMQGPMQGPMQGPMQGQMGMNPMAMGRMQMGPDQKYC
- the LOC117446440 gene encoding nuclear receptor coactivator 3-like isoform X3, which produces MSGIGDNSLEPLCSDRKRKLSTCDTPGLGCDKRRREQESKYIEELAELISANLSNIDSFNVKPDKCAILKETVRQIRQIKEQGKSTCSDDDVQKADVSSTGQGVIDKDHLGPLLLQALDGFLFVVNREGNIVFVSDNVTQYLQYKQEELINTSVYNIIHDEDREEFHKNLPKSNAPNGASWSGEAPRQKSHTFNCRMLVNFGHGQSHGMPEERPGSQRYETMQCFALTQPRAMMEEGEDLQSCMICVARRIIHVERTERFSTRHELTGKLIEIEQQASLSTTMRPGWEDLVRRCMQMFLNRSEGQPWSYKRHYQDAFHNGHAETPLYRFSLADGTPVTAQTRSDLCRNPSTNEPHSYLSTHLLQREQNGYRANQAAGIRPQTVPVNNPNQQMNMSPAGGMNRGYGITEQSNMPQRGAPSYTGGNRMNPMNQINQMSPMHQMNNMGQINQMNSMHSMNSMNQMGPMTQMGHHSMLQQQQQQQQQQQQQQQQQQQQQQQQQQQQQQQQQQQQQQQQQQQQMGQFHGGGGPGGGGGGYGMTSPPPASPGINGPPHNVMGSPRVRGSPKMGAGPFSPGGMNSPMSSSHPGNSGGGLGSTTFSSSSLNALQAISEGVGNPMPSPLTSPPPHRPDSSPSINSTNQTAGGLCKPSLPAYSDSKSPGSLLGGAGESQQHPHTPTSEGLLEKPDSQASREAGPPGGDSNRRVPDTKSHKKLLQLLTSPTDELVPPNHTPSSGPCSTPEAKEGTAGVTSPSSSTGVSSSTGGNHGAVSSSGAHLTSQSLQEKHKILHKLLQNGNTPDEVARITAEATGKSSLEGGAAEPGPVAAGGARGPESKQEQHSPKREKPHALLHYLLNKDDSKEGGDVKPKLEELEGRVAQGPGVTSSDPHCMDGKVKLEPNEVKETLETILGVPRNTSSFFSEPDSRAGKEAGNKPGNMPDSLHEGVRGPMPPAQRSAYQRALSMDAKPIGGEGAVGGGLASRRNLPCPTLIKQEKMDTPIRPGPIPNGFPGGMGVCPPRGNPTRGTGRGMGMPQRPPMSAPGDWGMQRSSGSPVAGPGHPGMGRSGPMGGPMINRSNSVPGKTRSMLQQQLMDMGTNEASMGMSPFGAHGPTPRSPSWPDSAMGMDRPKTNTTRDQFGHPLEELLGPRGNSEGPSDERALLDQLDSLLNTTDVIALQEIDRALGIPEIVGQNHGPEGQERVPVRRPQSEPFPGRESSLGMDQKPMYSQGYPGPPGPSAMGMQPGYSGSTMHGQSPGNFNPMMNQVGQTGGFPNMAGGMGGMGNPRSNMMRPRMMTATKPLRLQLQQRLQGQQFMNQTRQGIKMEHASGGNPAMHSGMQPGMQPTMQPGMQPTMQPGMQPTMQPGMPPTMQPGMQPGMQSGMQPGMQSGMQPGMQSGMQQGMQPGMQSAMQPGMQQGMQPGMQPNMQPGNMPGQPGFLNAQMMAQRQREMMTMQMRRQRMMMLMQQQQQGQGQGQAAASRGFSPPPNVTAPGGMESPIGGPAMNQPGQQGFNYGVAGMNQQGDPSFMAPVSSPPANMMQGRMAGPPQTNMMPGMQGNPQGGAMYPSGEMKGWTQGGIPRSNSYPQQQFPQQGSQGQFGPMMMNNSMGGAGPVSGAGAGQMGQMPVQRQSQMQGPMQGPMQGPMQGPMQGPMQGPMQGQMGMNPMAMGRMQMGPDQKYC
- the LOC117446440 gene encoding nuclear receptor coactivator 3-like isoform X2, with the protein product MSGIGDNSLEPLCSDRKRKLSTCDTPGLGCDKRRREQESKYIEELAELISANLSNIDSFNVKPDKCAILKETVRQIRQIKEQGKSTCSDDDVQKADVSSTGQGVIDKDHLGPLLLQALDGFLFVVNREGNIVFVSDNVTQYLQYKQEELINTSVYNIIHDEDREEFHKNLPKSNAPNGASWSGEAPRQKSHTFNCRMLVNFGHGQSHGMPEERPGSQRYETMQCFALTQPRAMMEEGEDLQSCMICVARRIIHVERTERFSTRHELTGKLIEIEQQASLSTTMRPGWEDLVRRCMQMFLNRSEGQPWSYKRHYQDAFHNGHAETPLYRFSLADGTPVTAQTRSDLCRNPSTNEPHSYLSTHLLQREQNGYRANQAAGIRPQTVPVNNPNQQMNMSPAGGMNRGYGITEQSNMPQRGAPSYTGGNRMNPMNQINQMSPMHQMNNMGQINQMNSMHSMNSMNQMGPMTQMGHHSMLQQQQQQQQQQQQQQQQQQQQQQQQQQQQQQQQQQQQQQQQQQQQMGQFHGGGGPGGGGGGYGMTSPPPASPGINGPPHNVMGSPRVRGSPKMGAGPFSPGGMNSPMSSSHPGNSGGGLGSTTFSSSSLNALQAISEGVGNPMPSPLTSPPPHRPDSSPSINSTNQTAGGLCKPSLPAYSDSKSPGSLLGGAGESQQHPHTPTSEGLLEKPDSQASREAGPPGGDSNRRVPDTKSHKKLLQLLTSPTDELVPPNHTPSSGPCSTPEAKEGTAGVTSPSSSTGVSSSTGGNHGAVSSSGAHLTSQSLQEKHKILHKLLQNGNTPDEVARITAEATGKSSLEGGAAEPGPVAAGGARGPESKQEQHSPKREKPHALLHYLLNKDDSKEGGDVKPKLEELEGRVAQGPGVTSSDPHCMDGKVKLEPNEVKETLETILGVPRNTSSFFSEPDSRAGKEAGNKPGNMPDSLHGVRGPMPPAQRSAYQRALSMDAKPIGGEGAVGGGLASRRNLPCPTLIKQEKMDTPIRPGPIPNGFPGGMGVCPPRGNPTRGTGRGMGMPQRPPMSAPGDWGMQRSSGSPVAGPGHPGMGRSGPMGGPMINRSNSVPGKTRSMLQQQLMDMGTNEASMGMSPFGAHGPTPRSPSWPDSAMGMDRPKTNTTRDQFGHPLEELLGPRGNSEGPSDERALLDQLDSLLNTTDVIALQEIDRALGIPEIVGQNHGPEGQERVPVRRPQSEPFPGRESSLGMDQKPMYSQGYPGPPGPSAMGMQPGYSGSTMHGQSPGNFNPMMNQVGQTGGFPNMAGGMGGMGNPRSNMMRPRMMTATKPLRLQLQQRLQGQQFMNQTRQGIKMEHASGGNPAMHSGMQPGMQPTMQPGMQPTMQPGMQPTMQPGMPPTMQPGMQPGMQSGMQPGMQSGMQPGMQSGMQQGMQPGMQSAMQPGMQQGMQPGMQPNMQPGNMPGQPGFLNAQMMAQRQREMMTMQMRRQRMMMLMQQQQQGQGQGQAAASRGFSPPPNVTAPGGMESPIGGPAMNQPGQQGFNYGGNYVAGMNQQGDPSFMAPVSSPPANMMQGRMAGPPQTNMMPGMQGNPQGGAMYPSGEMKGWTQGGIPRSNSYPQQQFPQQGSQGQFGPMMMNNSMGGAGPVSGAGAGQMGQMPVQRQSQMQGPMQGPMQGPMQGPMQGPMQGPMQGQMGMNPMAMGRMQMGPDQKYC